Proteins encoded by one window of Salvia splendens isolate huo1 chromosome 7, SspV2, whole genome shotgun sequence:
- the LOC121810283 gene encoding 21 kDa protein-like, translated as MKRWRAISTVVIVAVAVMVSGCESRGVGGSKRSTEFIRTSCSATAYPTLCYSSLSTHAAAIQQNPKLLATAALSVSLATAVSTSADMVRLSRAAGMTPREVGAMQDCVEELADSVELIRKSLAEMKQIEAVTGDAQTWLSAALTDEETCMDGFAGKIMAGGVKTAVRGKIVNVAHMTSNALCLVNSYATTLHD; from the coding sequence ATGAAGAGGTGGAGAGCCATATCAACCGTTGTAATAGTAGCGGTGGCAGTCATGGTTTCCGGCTGCGAAAGCAGAGGCGTGGGCGGGTCGAAGAGGAGCACCGAATTCATCCGTACATCCTGCTCCGCCACCGCCTACCCCACGCTCTGCTACTCCTCCCTTTCCACCCACGCCGCCGCCATCCAGCAAAACCCCAAGCTCCTCGCCACCGCCGCCCTCTCCGTCAGCCTCGCCACCGCCGTCTCCACCTCCGCCGACATGGTCAGGCTCTCCCGCGCCGCCGGCATGACGCCCCGCGAGGTCGGCGCCATGCAGGACTGCGTGGAGGAGCTGGCCGACTCGGTCGAGCTCATCAGAAAATCATTGGCGGAGATGAAGCAGATCGAGGCCGTGACCGGCGATGCTCAGACATGGCTCAGTGCCGCCTTGACGGATGAGGAGACCTGCATGGACGGCTTCGCCGGGAAGATTATGGCGGGCGGTGTGAAGACGGCGGTGAGAGGGAAGATTGTGAATGTGGCGCATATGACTAGCAACGCCTTGTGTCTCGTCAATTCCTATGCTACTACTCTTCATGATTGA